A part of Rhodamnia argentea isolate NSW1041297 chromosome 8, ASM2092103v1, whole genome shotgun sequence genomic DNA contains:
- the LOC115745387 gene encoding keratin, type II cytoskeletal 5, translated as MSSRPKSGNITPESLWTWTATPNGKPKRKRRGDKRFPVAEFLQDKHQQLQELVSGPGAGFGVGCGAGLGLGLVGGLGFDGSPWSHLKLVFGVGVGCGVGAGFGYGQGFGYGASLDSLSRDSKRSSKSERRIINL; from the coding sequence ATGAGCTCAAGACCCAAGAGCGGCAACATCACCCCCGAGTCTCTCTGGACATGGACGGCCACCCCGAACGGCAAGCccaagaggaagaggagaggcGATAAGCGTTTCCCCGTCGCCGAGTTCCTCCAAGACAAGCACCAACAGCTCCAGGAGCTGGTCTCGGGTCCTGGGGCCGGCTTCGGAGTCGGGTGCGGAGCCGGACTGGGCCTCGGCCTGGTCGGCGGTCTCGGCTTCGACGGCTCGCCGTGGAGCCACCTCAAGCTGGTGTTCGGGGTCGGCGTGGGCTGTGGCGTCGGGGCCGGCTTCGGGTACGGGCAAGGGTTCGGATACGGGGCTAGCTTGGATTCCTTGTCCAGAGACTCCAAACGGAGCTCAAAGTCCGAGAGGAGGATTATCAATTTGTAG
- the LOC115745388 gene encoding protein AGENET DOMAIN (AGD)-CONTAINING P1-like — protein MRFLPGQEVEIASKEEGFLGSYYAAIIVTYIENEFYLVQYKELLKEDESGPLREVVQGVDIRPTPPAKSFPMAAGFTVLDRVDALYNDGWWTGMITGKEGSRFVVHFEDSGEELAFSDSEMRMHLEWINRNWIATTRRRILLPQKDS, from the coding sequence ATGAGGTTTCTTCCGGGGCAGGAAGTCGAGATCGCCAGCAAAGAAGAGGGGTTCTTGGGCTCTTACTACGCGGCGATTATAGTGACTTACATTGAGAACGAGTTCTACCTAGTTCAGTACAAGGAGCTGTTGAAGGAAGACGAGTCGGGTCCTCTGAGAGAGGTCGTCCAAGGCGTGGATATCCGCCCCACCCCGCCTGCGAAGTCGTTCCCGATGGCTGCCGGATTCACGGTGCTCGACAGGGTCGATGCGCTTTACAACGACGGGTGGTGGACAGGGATGATAACCGGCAAAGAAGGGTCGAGGTTCGTCGTGCATTTCGAGGACAGCGGAGAGGAGCTTGCTTTCTCAGATTCTGAAATGAGGATGCACCTGGAGTGGATCAATCGCAATTGGATTGCCACCACCAGGAGAAGGATCCTTCTCCCTCAAAAAGACTCTTAG
- the LOC115745412 gene encoding lipid phosphate phosphatase 2-like isoform X1 yields the protein MRRRNFGFLSFLKGIFFLGVSQEVQSSRLDSSAISSSSFPLINIPLIEQKNQQHRIRSQIASNMMRSSGVMVARTYIYDWLILMALVVIGSLLLLIHPFHRFVGKDMMTSLKYPLKGNTVPFWTVPTYALLLPMVIFVVLYLRRRDIYDLHHAVLGLLYSASATAVITNALKLAVGRPRPDFFWRCFPDGKDVYDRLGNVICHGKRSVIDEGHKSFPSGHTSWSFAGLGFLSLYLAGKIKAFDRKGHVAKLCIICLPLLVASLVGISRVDDYWHHWQDVFTGGLLGLTVAGFCYLQFFPPPYHAQGWGPYAYFEELELRRNAQAANAADMPDAQAAETQNESCLDERSGIGCISPTAGRSRQDMEPGEGDSVGLLSSLICGAYCTEQIFGICCYFFMFVGECSVL from the exons ATGCGTCGGAGGAATTTTgggttcctttcttttcttaagGGCATCTTCTTCTTGGGGGTTTCTCAG gAGGTGCAAAGCTCAAGATTGGACTCTTCTGCAATAAGCAGCAGTTCTTTTCCGCTAATCAACATTCCTTTAATAGAACAGAAAAACCAACAG CATAGAATAAGGAGCCAGATTGCTTCAAATATGATGAGGTCCAGTGGAGTGATGGTCGCAAGGACATACATATATGATTGGCTGATCCTTATGGCTCTTGTGGTTATTGGgtctcttctccttctcataCATCCATTTCATCGCTTCGTCGGGAAGGATATGATGACTAGTCTCAAGTATCCACTGAAGGGCAACACAGTGCCTTTCTGGACTGTTCCA ACGTATGCCCTTCTGTTGCCAATGGTGATATTTGTGGTTTTGTATCTTCGGAGAAGAGATATCTATGATCTTCACCACGCTGTACTAG GGCTCTTGTATTCTGCTTCAGCCACTGCAGTTATAACAAATGCCCTAAAACTTGCAGTTGGCCGCCCTAGGCCAGACTTCTTTTGGCGTTGTTTTCCAGATGGGAAAGAT gtgTATGATCGATTGGGAAATGTCATTTGTCACGGTAAAAGAAGTGTCATAGATGAAGGGCACAAGAGTTTTCCTAGCGGGCATACTTCCT GGTCCTTTGCGGGTCTTGGTTTCTTATCGCTTTACTTAGCTGGGAAGATTAAAGCATTTGATCGCAAAGGTCATGTCGCAAAATTATGCATCATCTGTCTCCCGCTTCTTGTCGCATCTCTTGTTGGCATTTCAAGAGTAGATGACTACTGGCATCACTGGCAGGATGTCTTCACTGGAGGCCTCCTAG ggcTTACAGTAGCAGGGTTTTGCTATCTGCAGTTCTTTCCACCTCCATATCATGCTCAAG GTTGGGGGCCTTATGCTTATTTTGAAGAACTGGAGTTGCGCAGGAATGCACAGGCTGCGAATGCAGCCGATATGCCTGATGCACAGGCCGCGGAGACTCAAAACGAGAGCTGTCTGGATGAGCGTAGCGG CATTGGATGCATATCGCCTACTGCCGGTCGATCACGGCAAGACATGGAACCAGGGGAAGGTGATTCTGTTGGGCTACTGAGCTCCCTAATCTGTGGAGCCTATTGTACAGAGCAGATTTTTGGTATATGCTGCTATTTTTTTATGTTCGTGGGTGAATGCAGCGTGCTCTGA
- the LOC115745412 gene encoding lipid phosphate phosphatase 2-like isoform X2 translates to MRRRNFGFLSFLKGIFFLGVSQEVQSSRLDSSAISSSSFPLINIPLIEQKNQQHRIRSQIASNMMRSSGVMVARTYIYDWLILMALVVIGSLLLLIHPFHRFVGKDMMTSLKYPLKGNTVPFWTVPTYALLLPMVIFVVLYLRRRDIYDLHHAVLGLLYSASATAVITNALKLAVGRPRPDFFWRCFPDGKDVYDRLGNVICHGKRSVIDEGHKSFPSGHTSWSFAGLGFLSLYLAGKIKAFDRKGHVAKLCIICLPLLVASLVGISRVDDYWHHWQDVFTGGLLGLTVAGFCYLQFFPPPYHAQGWGPYAYFEELELRRNAQAANAADMPDMQAAETQNESRLHERSGIGCISPTAGRSRQDMEPGEGDSVGLLSSLICGAYCTEQIFGICCYFFMFVGECSVL, encoded by the exons ATGCGTCGGAGGAATTTTgggttcctttcttttcttaagGGCATCTTCTTCTTGGGGGTTTCTCAG gAGGTGCAAAGCTCAAGATTGGACTCTTCTGCAATAAGCAGCAGTTCTTTTCCGCTAATCAACATTCCTTTAATAGAACAGAAAAACCAACAG CATAGAATAAGGAGCCAGATTGCTTCAAATATGATGAGGTCCAGTGGAGTGATGGTCGCAAGGACATACATATATGATTGGCTGATCCTTATGGCTCTTGTGGTTATTGGgtctcttctccttctcataCATCCATTTCATCGCTTCGTCGGGAAGGATATGATGACTAGTCTCAAGTATCCACTGAAGGGCAACACAGTGCCTTTCTGGACTGTTCCA ACGTATGCCCTTCTGTTGCCAATGGTGATATTTGTGGTTTTGTATCTTCGGAGAAGAGATATCTATGATCTTCACCACGCTGTACTAG GGCTCTTGTATTCTGCTTCAGCCACTGCAGTTATAACAAATGCCCTAAAACTTGCAGTTGGCCGCCCTAGGCCAGACTTCTTTTGGCGTTGTTTTCCAGATGGGAAAGAT gtgTATGATCGATTGGGAAATGTCATTTGTCACGGTAAAAGAAGTGTCATAGATGAAGGGCACAAGAGTTTTCCTAGCGGGCATACTTCCT GGTCCTTTGCGGGTCTTGGTTTCTTATCGCTTTACTTAGCTGGGAAGATTAAAGCATTTGATCGCAAAGGTCATGTCGCAAAATTATGCATCATCTGTCTCCCGCTTCTTGTCGCATCTCTTGTTGGCATTTCAAGAGTAGATGACTACTGGCATCACTGGCAGGATGTCTTCACTGGAGGCCTCCTAG ggcTTACAGTAGCAGGGTTTTGCTATCTGCAGTTCTTTCCACCTCCATATCATGCTCAAG GTTGGGGGCCTTATGCTTATTTTGAAGAACTGGAGTTGCGCAGGAATGCACAGGCTGCGAATGCAGCCGATATGCCTGAT ATGCAGGCCGCGGAGACTCAAAACGAGAGCCGTCTGCATGAGAGGAGCGGCATTGGATGCATATCGCCTACTGCCGGTCGATCACGGCAAGACATGGAACCAGGGGAAGGTGATTCTGTTGGGCTACTGAGCTCCCTAATCTGTGGAGCCTATTGTACAGAGCAGATTTTTGGTATATGCTGCTATTTTTTTATGTTCGTGGGTGAATGCAGCGTGCTCTGA
- the LOC115745412 gene encoding lipid phosphate phosphatase 2-like isoform X3, with the protein MRRRNFGFLSFLKGIFFLGVSQEVQSSRLDSSAISSSSFPLINIPLIEQKNQQHRIRSQIASNMMRSSGVMVARTYIYDWLILMALVVIGSLLLLIHPFHRFVGKDMMTSLKYPLKGNTVPFWTVPTYALLLPMVIFVVLYLRRRDIYDLHHAVLGLLYSASATAVITNALKLAVGRPRPDFFWRCFPDGKDVYDRLGNVICHGKRSVIDEGHKSFPSGHTSWSFAGLGFLSLYLAGKIKAFDRKGHVAKLCIICLPLLVASLVGISRVDDYWHHWQDVFTGGLLGLTVAGFCYLQFFPPPYHAQGWGPYAYFEELELRRNAQAANAADMPDAQAAETQNESCLDERSGSPQDMESGGRQAPDKYYPGNFFFLFRV; encoded by the exons ATGCGTCGGAGGAATTTTgggttcctttcttttcttaagGGCATCTTCTTCTTGGGGGTTTCTCAG gAGGTGCAAAGCTCAAGATTGGACTCTTCTGCAATAAGCAGCAGTTCTTTTCCGCTAATCAACATTCCTTTAATAGAACAGAAAAACCAACAG CATAGAATAAGGAGCCAGATTGCTTCAAATATGATGAGGTCCAGTGGAGTGATGGTCGCAAGGACATACATATATGATTGGCTGATCCTTATGGCTCTTGTGGTTATTGGgtctcttctccttctcataCATCCATTTCATCGCTTCGTCGGGAAGGATATGATGACTAGTCTCAAGTATCCACTGAAGGGCAACACAGTGCCTTTCTGGACTGTTCCA ACGTATGCCCTTCTGTTGCCAATGGTGATATTTGTGGTTTTGTATCTTCGGAGAAGAGATATCTATGATCTTCACCACGCTGTACTAG GGCTCTTGTATTCTGCTTCAGCCACTGCAGTTATAACAAATGCCCTAAAACTTGCAGTTGGCCGCCCTAGGCCAGACTTCTTTTGGCGTTGTTTTCCAGATGGGAAAGAT gtgTATGATCGATTGGGAAATGTCATTTGTCACGGTAAAAGAAGTGTCATAGATGAAGGGCACAAGAGTTTTCCTAGCGGGCATACTTCCT GGTCCTTTGCGGGTCTTGGTTTCTTATCGCTTTACTTAGCTGGGAAGATTAAAGCATTTGATCGCAAAGGTCATGTCGCAAAATTATGCATCATCTGTCTCCCGCTTCTTGTCGCATCTCTTGTTGGCATTTCAAGAGTAGATGACTACTGGCATCACTGGCAGGATGTCTTCACTGGAGGCCTCCTAG ggcTTACAGTAGCAGGGTTTTGCTATCTGCAGTTCTTTCCACCTCCATATCATGCTCAAG GTTGGGGGCCTTATGCTTATTTTGAAGAACTGGAGTTGCGCAGGAATGCACAGGCTGCGAATGCAGCCGATATGCCTGATGCACAGGCCGCGGAGACTCAAAACGAGAGCTGTCTGGATGAGCGTAGCGGATCACCGCAAGACATGGAATCAGGGGGAAG gcaAGCCCCTGACAAGTATTAtccaggaaattttttttttctttttcgggtttGA
- the LOC115745442 gene encoding receptor protein kinase-like protein ZAR1, with amino-acid sequence MVLLCNLVILLMANLFHMPVQSLNDEGVALLSLKQSIREDPSRFLDNWSSSDGTPCVWSGVKCVGDRVVSLSLSNKNLTGFLPPIFGNLSALRHINLRNNHLSGSLPVTLFDANGLQSLMLSGNSFSGVVPEELGKLGSLQTLDFSRNSFNSSIPLSLLRCGRLKVVDLSRNGFSGSLPDGFGTSLTWLELLNLSFNKFTGSIPCDMGNLSSLRGTLDLSNNLFSGPIPANLGNLPEAVYIDLSHNNLSGPIPQNGALLDAGPTAFINNPLLCGAPLKLPCPPDIPEPNSSTTPHFPSQASPDGPKRGSAMSKGVLISIIASFMVGSCFLGWLLSHICRKYHDCKVCNASSNSVNEEKVICRKELFCFGKEAVDTVSQKMEQYNFVVLDSRINFDLDKLLKASAFLLGKTGTGIVYKVVLEDGSTLAVRRLGGDSQRLKEFQTEVEAIAKIKHSNIVPLRAYCWSGDEKLLIYDFIPNGDLSAAVHGKAGTTNLMPLSWSARLRIMKGVAKGIAYLHEFSPKRYVHGDLKPSNVLLGKNMEPFISDFGISRLANFTGESSKFHLEQVVVGTPEQSSPYEFTAINSTENLRSYYQAPEASKPTKPSQKWDVYSFGMILLEMITGKMPIVEVGPLRFDLVRWVQMSVDERNPISNIIDPILLPDLDKKEEMATVLQMALACVNKSPERRPSMRHVLNNMDKLDIFTNP; translated from the exons ATGGTGCTCCTCTGTAACCTGGTCATTCTTCTCATGGCCAACCTCTTTCACATGCCTGTGCAATCTCTGAATGACGAAGGCGTCGCCCTCCTGTCCTTGAAACAGTCCATCCGTGAAGACCCCAGCAGGTTCCTCGATAACTGGAGCTCGTCCGATGGAACTCCGTGCGTGTGGAGTGGAGTCAAATGCGTAGGAGACCGAGTCGTTTCTCTCAGcctttcaaataagaatctcaCTGGCTTCCTTCCTCCTATCTTTGGAAACCTATCGGCACTCCGGCATATCAATCTCAGGAACAACCACCTCTCTGGAAGCTTGCCTGTCACGCTCTTCGATGCGAATGGGTTACAAAGCCTGATGCTCTCGGGGAACTCGTTCTCCGGGGTGGTTCCTGAGGAACTTGGAAAGCTCGGTTCACTTCAGACCTTGGATTTTTCCAGGAATTCATTCAACAGTTCAATCCCATTGTCGTTACTTCGGTGTGGGCGACTTAAAGTGGTCGATTTGAGTCGGAATGGATTCTCAGGATCCCTGCCTGATGGGTTCGGGACTAGCTTAACTTGGCTCGAACTTCTCAATCTTTCATTTAACAAGTTCACTGGTTCCATCCCCTGTGATATGGGAAATTTATCGAGCTTGCGAGGAACGCTAGATTTGTCAAATAACTTGTTCAGTGGCCCTATCCCGGCAAACCTAGGAAACCTCCCTGAGGCTGTCTACATTGATCTTAGCCACAACAATCTCAGCGGACCAATACCGCAAAATGGCGCTCTACTCGATGCAGGGCCGACCGCTTTCATCAATAATCCTCTGCTCTGCGGAGCACCACTCAAATTGCCGTGTCCTCCCGACATTCCCGAACCAAATTCCTCTACAACTCCTCATTTTCCATCCCAGGCTTCGCCTGATGGGCCTAAAAGAGGAAGTGCCATGAGTAAAGGGGTCTTGATCTCGATAATTGCGAGCTTCATGGTCGGAAGCTGCTTTCTGGGGTGGTTATTGTCCCACATATGTCGAAAGTACCATGATTGCAAGGTATGTAACGCTAGTAGTAACAGCGTTAATGAAGAGAAAGTGATTTGTAGGAAGGAGCTCTTCTGCTTTGGAAAGGAGGCCGTCGACACTGTCTCGCAAAAGATGGAGCAGTACAACTTCGTGGTGCTGGATTCGCGGATAAATTTCGATCTCGACAAACTCCTGAAGGCATCTGCTTTCCTTTTGGGCAAGACAGGGACTGGAATAGTTTACAAAGTTGTTCTTGAGGACGGGTCGACCTTAGCAGTCAGGAGACTGGGTGGAGATTCTCAGAGGCTGAAGGAATTCCAAACCGAGGTCGAAGCAATAGCGAAGATCAAGCACTCGAATATTGTGCCTCTCCGAGCTTATTGCTGGTCTGGCGATGAGAAGCTACTCATATACGACTTCATACCCAATGGTGACCTTTCTGCTGCGGTACACG GGAAGGCTGGGACGACAAATCTAATGCCGCTTTCATGGAGCGCGCGCCTCAGGATCATGAAAGGAGTAGCAAAAGGCATAGCCTATCTTCATGAGTTCAGTCCAAAAAGGTACGTCCATGGAGACTTGAAGCCGAGCAATGTACTGCTCGGGAAGAATATGGAGCCCTTCATCTCTGATTTTGGCATCAGTCGACTCGCTAATTTCACCGGAGAATCTTCAAAGTTTCACCTTGAACAAGTAGTGGTGGGGACGCCGGAGCAGAGCTCTCCCTATGAGTTCACGGCAATAAACTCCACCGAGAATTTGAGATCCTATTATCAAGCGCCTGAAGCATCCAAACCTACGAAGCCATCACAGAAGTGGGATGTCTACTCGTTCGGGATGATTTTACTCGAGATGATCACAGGGAAGATGCCCATAGTTGAAGTGGGGCCTCTTAGATTCGATCTAGTCCGATGGGTGCAGATGAGCGTCGATGAGAGAAATCCGATTTCCAACATTATAGATCCCATCTTGCTTCCTGATCTCGACAAGAAAGAAGAGATGGCCACGGTGCTTCAGATGGCTCTTGCTTGTGTTAACAAGAGCCCTGAAAGGAGACCTTCCATGAGGCATGTCTTGAACAATATGGACAAATTGGACATCTTCACCAATCCTTAA